CTATATGTCATTCAAACGATATATCTATAATTAAGCTTGTAGAATCTAAACAATTGCCCACCGATATTAggatattttttgaaccaTTGCCACCCCTTTTAGAGACATTGTACAATGTATCTCAATTTCAATTGAAGGGGCTTTCGAACCAATGCCAATACTACCAAAACCACTGTCTGAAATTGAGGGAAAAATGTGCAAGGCAGCAGCAATTGTTATATCAAGCTAAAGTAGAACTGGATTCTATGGCAGgactgaagaaaagaatacaagAATTAGAGACAGTATTAAAACACAGCAATATGTCACCGGTATCAATGGGCATCATGTCGACGAAAAATAACCATCAAAGTCACTACCAGCCTCCTCCCACAGTTGATTTGACAATCGACGATAATAGCctagaagaatttgaagcCAAATCGTTTATCcagaaactgaaaaaaaactcctCTTTGAGAAATActgcaaaaaataataatggtTCATCTACCTCATCTATAAACCATCATGTGAATAAAAATCAATCTCTTTACACCGAGACgttgaaaaatccaaataataatagcatTCTATCTCCTAATTTGAATCCAAATGCAAACCATAACTTGCCCAACATTTCCACTATTGCAGAATCGACCAACCTAAACCGATTTTCGTATTCCCCTGTACATGTTGGAAAAGACTTTAATGGCAAAAACCCAAACTTCAATACTCCCACAAATAATGGCTCTTTATCTTCTAAGAACATATCAAGATTatcttctgcttcttttcaacCATCTTCCCctttgtcttcatcatctaGTAGGCTTATTTTACCAAATAGTAATCTTGAAGAATTGCATCATTTAAATACTCCAATGACGAGTACTTCCACTCAGTTTCCCTCagctttggaaaaattgaaaataacaaggaaaagaaacaatactATTAGTGGCTCGAATAGAATAACGCAAAACTTAAGCTCGCATATGAGAAGTGGTGGTCTTGcattttcgtcttcatccaACTCTTTGCAACAAAGTAAGCTACAAAAGTCGAATTCGCTAAGGCGATCCAATTCAACTCAGCAGTTGTCCAATACGCAGCTCAAAAATGACATTTCTCAACCTCCTAGATCAAGCAATACAGTCTTGGGTGGtgccaaaagaaacaataagTTCAGAAGAATAAGGTGAGAAAAATGTGAGGATTCTACTACAAAGCATGGAAGAACAGCCCGCAAAGAGATAGAGATCGTTGtattataaaaaatattgtatatttttcataTGTTTTACAATGAAgttattatatattttattttatttttttttaaattcgTCGAATTATGTTCTTATTAGAtccttttttccttgtctCCTTAATATGAAGACACACAAAAGAGGATTATGAatatatgaaaagaaggttgtacaaataaataaatggCAATATGCGTACCTAGGAGTACCGGGGATATGCTCTGACACTTTCCTGATCGATTGCACCATGTACACATATctattcttcaaattttgtAAGGGGTTTTATTAAAAAGAACCAGACTTTTTCAACTGAACATAACAGGCAATAAATGGGATAGCAAATCCAACAGcgaaaaatccaaaatgaGAAAGAGCGTAAGGTGTCTTTCTACCTTTGACTTTGAATGGAATGTTCTCATAGACACCGTCCTTGAAATGTACTGATCTTTTCATGATAATGGGTCTAGTCATAATATTGCTAGTTCTCTTGGCTGTGGTTCTGATCATTTGTTGGCACAACATTTTGTATTGGATATCGTTTCCTTtctgtttatttgttcTGTTCACGATTCCCTCGAAAAATTGCAGAACACCAACCAACCTGATAAGTATTATAAAACAATAAGCAAACACAATGGGCTCTTCAATTGCCAgcctttattttctcttttttcttagtCCCCTAGCTCTTCCGTAAACACCGAACACTTTCTCTCACATGATTGGtgcaaaaaacaacttttcGAAAATTGCACGGGCATATACAAAATTTATCTAATTTGTTATATAATGATTAAGATATGGAGTTCATGATTCTATCGCCGTTGGTCAGGCCATCAGCAATGATGATAAACCTCTTGTTAATGCCTTTTTTACCTAGCCGTTTTTGCAGATGTTTTAGTGTGGCTATTTCACCCATTGTTACACCACCTAGGAACACTACAAGCGCAATATCTTCAGCGGCACGAGAGGTTCCCTTAAAGCTGTCTATTGAATACTGTCTCTTGTTATTCTTGATGCTTGCATTGATCTTTTTAGAAACGGTTTCAGGGATCCACTTACTCTCTTCAATTGTTTGTGAATCTCCATATAGTTGTTCAATCAGATCTTCCGTCTGAGAAATTTTGGGCTCTCTTGATAGAATGAAAGGTTGTTGAGAAGAATAGTTATGGAATAATACGGATCTATCATATAACATTTGAACCAGCCTCATGGTTAATGGTATTACACCACTATAAGCAAAGGTAGCTTCTATaaactcttctttttcagtgGTAGTTTTACCTGTAGCATGTTCGTCTTCCAAAGGCACCGTATTGAGCCATTGTGAAATATACCggtattctttttgtaaCCTTGTAAGTTTGCTTGGAGCGGTATGCAAATCTGCTTTTCCAGTTTTGCTGGTGAAGAATCCTAACTCAGCCAAGGATTCCAGCTgaaaacatttttcaatccCCCAAGAGTCAATCATAGAGGTCTTCAAATCTTCATAATCCTTTTCTCGAAGTGAATTCTTACAAAGagataataaacaaattaaTCTCAgaatcttcttttgatcGACTTCATACTCGTACTGTAATTCCATTACAATGTCTTCAATATCTTTATTGAGCGTGTTTCCCATCAGAATTTCTAATTCTAACTCCAAGATCTTATTGAAGGAACCATATTCCTCAGTCTCCACTACTTTCAAAACGTCAGATGATAAGGTCGtatgatttttcaaaaatgtttgCCTTTGTTGCAATGAACCTAAAGAATCAACAAACTCCTTAATTTCATGTACACTCTCGGCCTTGTGCCTTGTATCGTATTGGGTTTGCAATTCCTTTGCTAGTCTGTTTAGCTGGGGCCCAACGGAtccaaaattcaaaaacttcagATCATTCCATATTGCGTCTTCTTTATAACTTAAATTTAtgtccttttctttaaccTTCAATCCCGAATTGAACTCATATAGATCATCTAATAATCCTGCATACGTAAGTTGGGTCAGCAATGGGGTTATAGGATCAATATTTCTTTCCAGGACAATCATGTCCATCTCTAATCCGCAATTAGTTCGTTCACCATAAAGTGTACCTTTTATGAACAAGTCATTTTcagtttgttgtttgtCAATTCGTTTCTTCAGAAGGTGACtaaatttctttgacaGATTACCTATAGACACCACATTGGTTATGATACTATCGGTTTCAAAGACCAAACTTCGCAAGCAATTCACCATATTATCAACTAATATCGACTCTGTGGCGTTTTGCAAAGAACGTAACTTGGGAGTATAcatatttacattttcCATGTTATAAAGAGAATGACTCAATAAAACATTGTCATCGATCTGTGGAAACGGCAAAAGTTCCCaaggataaagaaaatactCGTTCGATATTTCCTTCAATTGTAATTCAATGACATTAGGGAAATGTGGCTTTGTAATTTCTGAGGTACGTTCGTCCATCTGCCATTGCTCCAAATTCTTAGTATATTTCGGAAAAGAGGTTTTCCACTCACAATATACTATATGCAATGGTGATAGGTTATGCTTTACTGCGGTATCGAGTAATCCTGGGGGAAGTTGTAGAGATGTTCTGACGTCAATAAGAAAGATTAGATCCATTCGTGGAATGGTGCCTAGCGCACCAGAGGAATCGTCACTTAGTTGGTCATCGAGAAGAACAATCTTTTTTACAGGCGTCGATTGAGTCAATTCTTGGAAAGTAAGCAAACTATTGAGTATAGGCAGAAAGCTAGGTTGAACCACAAGTATTTGATCATTTTGAGATATTTCATTCAAGATACCGCTCAAACCATCTGCATTGGCCGGCAAAAACCTTTTAgtattccaaaatttgttcattaagaaacaattgAATAACCTCAAGGGAGAACAATGTCTGAGGTTTATATTCtttcattcaatttttttagctGATCTGCCAACATAGAAATAATTTAAGCTCTACGTTCCCTTTGTAAGTTGATCTGAATAAACGTGTAGAGTGATTAGAGTTTTTACATGTATTATACTTTCTATCTATAATTAAGtaatttacaaaaaaaaccacaTTTCATTACATTTAAGAGGATGAACCACTTCTGAGAGCAAATCCTTCATAATATGAAAGCATTTCTGGAGTGATTCCTCTTGAAATTCCTTTAAatgctttttcaaaatggcGTAATTCCACCTTTGTGACATCCAAATCTTCCATGATAGCAGACAGTCCAGATTCTTGGCAGAGCAATACGACTTCGGCCCCCGAATATCCCTCTGTGCGACATGCCAGCTCTTGCAGATCAATTCCGGATTCTTCGATATTAAATTTCTTCGTGCACTTCTTCAGGATCTCTAAACGAGCATTTACGTCCGGTGGGCCAACATAAATGTGTCTATCTAGTCTGCCAGGTCTTAAAAGAGCAGAATCTATCTCATCAGGCCTATTTGTTGCCGCAACAATGACAACACCCTTTAACTCTTCAACACCGTCAATTTCATTAAGTAAAGACGTCAAGACGTGACTAGCCGCAGATGTAGACCCTCCATCTCTATCAGGAGACAAGgcatcaatttcatcaaaaaaaataatactaGGTGCTGCAGAGCGTGCTTTGCGAAATATCTCTCTTATAGCTCTTTCAGATTCACCTACATACTTGTTGAAGACTTCAGGACCTTTCACAGCTAAGAAGTTGATACCGGATTCTGTAGCTAGAGCCTTTGCAGTCAAAGTCTTGGAACATCCCGGTGGCCCATAAAGTAAGACACCCTTTGGCGCAGTAATTCCTAACCTGTTAAAAGTTTCAGATGCTTCTAAAGGCAATTGtatcatttctttcatttttgttttcagcTCTTCTTGGCCACCAATGTCAGACCAGTAGACTTTCGgcatttccaaaaatatttctctCATCGCACTAGGTCTAATGTCTATCATTGCACATTCTACATCCTTTAGTGTAACctttaaagaaaacttATCAACATTGGCATCCGTTCCCAAGCCCCGTTGAATCGTTTTCATAACGGACTCCCTACACAGAGCGGTTAAATCAGCACCAACATAACCATGCGTTTTAGAGGCAATGAGCTTTATCCCTTCTGAATCCAAGGAATGACGATCTGGAGACATCCTTGAAAACTGCTTAGTCAAAATGTCAAATCTAGCTTCGACATCTGGTATACCAATTTCAACTTCTTGATCAAACCTACCAGGCCTTCTCAAAGCTGGGTCAACGGAGTTGGGTCTATTTGTGGCAGCAATTACTACCAATCTGCCCGCAGCGCCCATTCCATCCATGAGCGTTAACAGTGTAGCCACAACTCTACTTTCAACTTCACCAGAGTCATCATTTGCTCTATTTGGAGCTATGGAATCGATTTCGTCAATGAAAATAATCGAAGGTTGATATTTTCTAGCTTCATTAAAGATGTCTCTTAATGCGGCTTCGGTCTCTCCAAGATATTTGGAGACAATCGAAGGGCCATTAATAGTCAAGACGTGTGCATTAGAAGTATTAGCAACTACCCTTAGCAACATCGTTTTACCAGTACCTGGAGGGCCATGGAGTAGTATGCCTCGAGGTGGAGAAACACCAAAACTACTAAACAATGTTGGTTGATGAAGAGGTATGTCTATAGCACTTTTCAGTGATTCAATTTCCTTGTGTAGACCACCTACTGCTGTGTAAGATATCGGCTCAGGAAGATTATATTTCCGATTTGCTTgcatttcttttgtaaaagtGATATGCGTCGAACCTTTTCGAAATATAACAGGTGGGGAAAGATAAATTTGGTCCTCCAGCATACCATATACTACGTCTGAGTTAAGATCTATTTGGTGGACGTCGGGGAGTGAATCGTCGCTTGCATCTAcgataataatatcaatacTTTCATCATCTGTTTGTGTCTTTACGTTGTGAAAGATCATTCCAGGCATTATAATTCCGCAATCATCgaataatttttgaattacTTTCTCCTCGATgcatttcaaaatatcacaCCCTTGTAGAGACCCTATCGCAACTTTCGTGGCATAAGGTGGTTGCACTTGAGCCTTTTTTATCTCTAGACGGTCACCGAGAATTATATTTCCAACTGATCGTATGGAATTGGAAAGAGTGATGACATTGACAGGATGTGTTCCTTCATCACCTGCTTTAGCTGTTACCAAGATTCCATTTTCACCAACTTTACAGACGGTGCAAAAAGATCCTGGTGTTATCTCTAGTGCGGATAGTACGTTCGGGTGAACATACGCAGTGCACGTTTCCTTTCCATGTTCTCTTGAGGGGTGCGGTCTAGTAATGAATTCAGTCGGAAGTTTAAATTTTACTATTTTTGGGTCAGCAGTACTAGAGCCGGCGgatgactttttttttgaactagACGAACCAGATTTGGgagccatttttttctgatAACTTCAAAAGACTTATGCTTTGCTCATTGAAAGCTCTAATTTACATGCTAAAGTATGTCAGTTTAGCGATGAGACGTTAAAcaattaaaaattttctacTGGTTTCCGTCCGCACGAATGAAAAGtatgaaaataaacaaaatccAAATATAATAAGATTTATAAGTATTTGCGTTTTACAAAATGCACCTATATTACTACATAATCCATTAATACTAACGCTTATACACTCCCAACTATTAAACACTTCCAAGACTtcaaattccaaaaaattgTAAATTGTTTACAGGTACAGGCTTGCAGCGAAAACAATATCTCTCTTGATCAATTCTTGAGCTCTGCTCATTTTCATATGTAGTGTAGAATTACCAATAATAATGGACGCAGTCTTAACTTCACGACAAATTTCATCCAACCATGTAATGACTCTGACCACGGTACCTTCGGCTTCAGGGCTCATTTCCATAATTTCCTTAAACGATAAACCACGAGCCCATTCATACACAACATTCATCATAGCAAATCTTTTCCTATCCAAGAACTCCGCTTCATCCTGAGTTAAAGGAATTTGGTGTGTACTAAAAGCACCAAGCATTTCCTTGTAAATCTCCTcgattttttgtttaccCTTTGCTAGCCTTGGTGTGACAATGGGgggttcttcttctcttgtttTCCCTTCGTAAACAAACACCGATAGTAAGGCGACTATTTCTTCAGGTTCAAAACTTCCCAAGAAGTTGTCCAAAATTAACTCAGTTAGAACCAGTTCATAACCAGAATTAATTTCGCATGCCACTCTACCTTTTAATAACACATTATGATTCTCATCGATAAATCCAGTATCTTTTAGAACAGCTAGTCTCTTTTCATAATCAGGTAGTAGACTTAAGTTTTGGTCAGACATTAAATGATACAACTCTTTGATCTTGTTTTCGGTAGCATGTGCCTTGTACCTCGGAACAATATGTTCGCTCAAACCAGGGCATTTGATGCTTTTTAGTTCAAATATCTCATCTCTAATGTTTGTACGGTCTAGCAgtatttgatgaattttcaaaccttgcttttcaatattgatTGCTTCTTTGAGTGTTTTTCCCTCTAAAATGTTACTGATTTCGGCCTTGAATTCACTTAGAGCGGTGGCATCCTTCTTCATTACCTTACCTAATGGAGCGGCAAATTTGCGCTTTGTGATTACCTCT
This DNA window, taken from Saccharomyces eubayanus strain FM1318 chromosome XII, whole genome shotgun sequence, encodes the following:
- the CST9 gene encoding SUMO ligase CST9; the protein is MSDSIFEQPFVYCGVCHRRTSHGDPLRLTSCAHILCSQHSPVTSKVCPICHSNDISIIKLVESKQLPTDIRIFFEPLPPLLETLYNVSQFQLKGLSNQCQYYQNHCLKLREKCARQQQLLYQAKVELDSMAGLKKRIQELETVLKHSNMSPVSMGIMSTKNNHQSHYQPPPTVDLTIDDNSLEEFEAKSFIQKLKKNSSLRNTAKNNNGSSTSSINHHVNKNQSLYTETLKNPNNNSILSPNLNPNANHNLPNISTIAESTNLNRFSYSPVHVGKDFNGKNPNFNTPTNNGSLSSKNISRLSSASFQPSSPLSSSSSRLILPNSNLEELHHLNTPMTSTSTQFPSALEKLKITRKRNNTISGSNRITQNLSSHMRSGGLAFSSSSNSLQQSKLQKSNSLRRSNSTQQLSNTQLKNDISQPPRSSNTVLGGAKRNNKFRRIR
- the COX8 gene encoding cytochrome c oxidase subunit VIII, which produces MLCQQMIRTTAKRTSNIMTRPIIMKRSVHFKDGVYENIPFKVKGRKTPYALSHFGFFAVGFAIPFIACYVQLKKSGSF
- the VPS33 gene encoding tethering complex ATP-binding subunit VPS33, which translates into the protein MNKFWNTKRFLPANADGLSGILNEISQNDQILVVQPSFLPILNSLLTFQELTQSTPVKKIVLLDDQLSDDSSGALGTIPRMDLIFLIDVRTSLQLPPGLLDTAVKHNLSPLHIVYCEWKTSFPKYTKNLEQWQMDERTSEITKPHFPNVIELQLKEISNEYFLYPWELLPFPQIDDNVLLSHSLYNMENVNMYTPKLRSLQNATESILVDNMVNCLRSLVFETDSIITNVVSIGNLSKKFSHLLKKRIDKQQTENDLFIKGTLYGERTNCGLEMDMIVLERNIDPITPLLTQLTYAGLLDDLYEFNSGLKVKEKDINLSYKEDAIWNDLKFLNFGSVGPQLNRLAKELQTQYDTRHKAESVHEIKEFVDSLGSLQQRQTFLKNHTTLSSDVLKVVETEEYGSFNKILELELEILMGNTLNKDIEDIVMELQYEYEVDQKKILRLICLLSLCKNSLREKDYEDLKTSMIDSWGIEKCFQLESLAELGFFTSKTGKADLHTAPSKLTRLQKEYRYISQWLNTVPLEDEHATGKTTTEKEEFIEATFAYSGVIPLTMRLVQMLYDRSVLFHNYSSQQPFILSREPKISQTEDLIEQLYGDSQTIEESKWIPETVSKKINASIKNNKRQYSIDSFKGTSRAAEDIALVVFLGGVTMGEIATLKHLQKRLGKKGINKRFIIIADGLTNGDRIMNSIS
- the AFG2 gene encoding AAA family ATPase AFG2 translates to MAPKSGSSSSKKKSSAGSSTADPKIVKFKLPTEFITRPHPSREHGKETCTAYVHPNVLSALEITPGSFCTVCKVGENGILVTAKAGDEGTHPVNVITLSNSIRSVGNIILGDRLEIKKAQVQPPYATKVAIGSLQGCDILKCIEEKVIQKLFDDCGIIMPGMIFHNVKTQTDDESIDIIIVDASDDSLPDVHQIDLNSDVVYGMLEDQIYLSPPVIFRKGSTHITFTKEMQANRKYNLPEPISYTAVGGLHKEIESLKSAIDIPLHQPTLFSSFGVSPPRGILLHGPPGTGKTMLLRVVANTSNAHVLTINGPSIVSKYLGETEAALRDIFNEARKYQPSIIFIDEIDSIAPNRANDDSGEVESRVVATLLTLMDGMGAAGRLVVIAATNRPNSVDPALRRPGRFDQEVEIGIPDVEARFDILTKQFSRMSPDRHSLDSEGIKLIASKTHGYVGADLTALCRESVMKTIQRGLGTDANVDKFSLKVTLKDVECAMIDIRPSAMREIFLEMPKVYWSDIGGQEELKTKMKEMIQLPLEASETFNRLGITAPKGVLLYGPPGCSKTLTAKALATESGINFLAVKGPEVFNKYVGESERAIREIFRKARSAAPSIIFFDEIDALSPDRDGGSTSAASHVLTSLLNEIDGVEELKGVVIVAATNRPDEIDSALLRPGRLDRHIYVGPPDVNARLEILKKCTKKFNIEESGIDLQELACRTEGYSGAEVVLLCQESGLSAIMEDLDVTKVELRHFEKAFKGISRGITPEMLSYYEGFALRSGSSS